A genomic stretch from Puntigrus tetrazona isolate hp1 chromosome 6, ASM1883169v1, whole genome shotgun sequence includes:
- the nfil3-5 gene encoding nuclear factor, interleukin 3 regulated, member 5, with the protein MESLNLSTQNNSSSLETLETFSTYSESLPSPQIASPPRQGRLIKPKPNTTCRRKREFISDEKKDASYWEKRRKNNEAAKRSREKRRLNDMVLENRVIALNEENVRLKTELLQLKLRFGLISSASYMEKTQQISSATEAVTNGANGTGASSGNPYYSSSGYSSASQVMMNSDSSEAEQPTRSERHTTLSKYSPRGSLSDMSDGSSRDSPEPINFDIKHESSGMDINRLEASVLNGMFNGHQSLGRLDNHQAQEMEQQEGASNPAPPSATPQRSVILFRSGSSSYPVESQRVEDMDQQVASQTQQNGQITHFTQTGCNLPMRPDGLETLSEVAQQLARRSLDSPSYEFKADVGESRRFVIQQQDLSVQGQCRSQVQEGTPNSFAPDLLEAGKAHIYQRSNPYLGTLNEEPPVLTYEGCPKADGFYQEHSSSGKDTSSSDGDPRSSDKEASTDDESPSSSSSDTGGYHAIHQSASSPTMVVSDAYQYGDNQGEMKGTALPHKLRLKYRALSNGGSQDIPATTAATSPDSALPQHPYLALAQVNQQQGSSSGSKEGESETADELCTQQSPSREKEEGWKESGKRSFGGRGSRNKKRD; encoded by the coding sequence ATGGAAAGCCTAAATCTTTCTACCCAAAACAACAGTTCCAGTTTGGAAACGTTAGAAACGTTCTCAACCTACAGTGAGAGTTTACCGTCACCTCAAATCGCCAGCCCTCCTCGTCAAGGCCGACTAATTAAACCAAAACCCAACACGACCTGTCGGCGAAAGCGGGAGTTCATttcagatgaaaagaaagatgcatCCTACTGGGAAAAACGTCGCAAGAATAACGAGGCTGCCAAAAGGTCAAGAGAGAAGCGTCGGCTCAATGATATGGTGTTGGAGAACAGGGTTATAGCACTGAATGAGGAGAACGTGCGGCTGAAGACAGAGCTCCTGCAATTGAAACTAAGATTTGGACTCATAAGCTCTGCTTCTTACATGGAGAAGACACAGCAGATCAGCAGTGCTACCGAGGCAGTGACTAATGGAGCTAATGGTACCGGAGCATCTTCTGGAAATCCATATTACTCAAGCAGTGGATACTCCAGTGCTTCTCAGGTCATGATGAACTCTGATTCCTCAGAGGCTGAGCAGCCGACCAGGAGTGAACGCCACACAACGTTATCCAAGTACTCCCCTCGTGGATCACTGTCTGACATGTCTGATGGATCTTCACGGGACAGTCCTGAACCTATAAACTTTGACATCAAACACGAGAGCTCTGGAATGGACATAAACAGACTTGAGGCAAGTGTTCTTAATGGCATGTTCAATGGCCATCAAAGTCTTGGGCGACTGGATAATCACCAAGCGCAAGAAATGGAACAGCAAGAAGGTGCCAGCAACCCAGCTCCTCCTTCCGCCACACCCCAAAGAAGCGTCATCCTCTTTCGTTCCGGAAGCAGCTCCTACCCTGTCGAGAGCCAAAGGGTTGAGGACATGGATCAGCAGGTGGCATCCCAAACACAACAGAATGGACAAATCACTCATTTTACTCAAACAGGGTGCAATCTACCAATGAGACCGGATGGTTTAGAGACTCTTTCAGAGGTGGCACAGCAGCTGGCCAGGAGGTCTTTGGATTCACCAAGCTATGAATTCAAGGCAGATGTCGGAGAGAGCAGGCGGTTCGTCATACAGCAACAAGACCTGAGTGTTCAAGGACAATGCAGAAGTCAGGTTCAAGAGGGCACTCCAAATTCTTTTGCCCCAGATTTGCTTGAGGCTGGCAAAGCCCACATATACCAACGGTCCAATCCCTACCTCGGCACTCTGAACGAGGAGCCACCAGTGCTAACGTATGAAGGTTGTCCAAAAGCAGATGGCTTCTACCAAGAGCACTCCTCCTCAGGCAAGGACACCTCCTCTAGCGACGGAGACCCTCGCAGCTCAGATAAGGAAGCCTCCACTGACGATGAATCTccctcatcctcttcctctgatACTGGTGGATATCATGCTATCCACCAGTCCGCATCCTCACCCACCATGGTCGTCAGTGACGCTTACCAGTATGGAGACAACCAAGGGGAAATGAAAGGCACTGCTCTGCCACACAAGCTAAGGCTAAAGTATAGAGCACTATCTAACGGTGGCTCCCAAGACATCCCAGCTACAACAGCTGCTACGTCACCCGATTCCGCTTTGCCTCAGCACCCGTACCTGGCGTTAGCGCAGGTTAACCAGCAGCAAGGCAGCAGCTCTGGAAGCAAAGAAGGGGAGAGTGAGACGGCAGATGAACTTTGCACACAACAGTCTCCTTCCAGAGAGAAGGAAGAGGGATGGAAGGAAAGCGGGAAGAGGAGCTTTGGAGGACGAGGTAGCAGAAACAAGAAACGTGACTGA